The Chryseobacterium suipulveris genome window below encodes:
- a CDS encoding DUF4254 domain-containing protein: MSFTDQAWEIFEKSISDYHIKDDVDTPVDNPYKAESLERLLYAKNWIDTVQWHLEDIIRDENIDPTEALKIKRRIDSSNQQRTDLVEFIDSWFLNKYKDIAPNNDAKINSETPAWAVDRLSILALKVYHMSLEAHRESASMEHRQKCTEKLNVLLEQKKDLSEAINQLIFDIENGKVKMKVYKQMKMYNDETLNPVLYQNVKNG, encoded by the coding sequence ATGAGTTTTACGGATCAAGCTTGGGAAATCTTTGAAAAGTCGATTTCTGATTATCATATTAAAGATGATGTAGATACACCTGTTGACAATCCCTACAAAGCCGAAAGTTTGGAACGGCTTTTGTATGCTAAGAATTGGATTGATACCGTTCAATGGCATTTGGAAGATATTATTCGTGATGAAAATATTGATCCCACTGAAGCTTTGAAAATAAAAAGAAGAATAGACTCCTCTAATCAGCAAAGGACTGATCTGGTGGAGTTTATCGACAGTTGGTTCCTGAACAAATACAAAGATATCGCACCAAATAACGATGCCAAAATCAATTCGGAAACTCCAGCTTGGGCAGTTGACCGCCTTTCGATTTTGGCACTGAAAGTTTATCACATGTCGCTCGAAGCGCACAGGGAATCCGCAAGTATGGAGCACAGACAGAAATGTACAGAGAAACTAAATGTTTTACTCGAACAGAAAAAAGACCTGTCTGAAGCAATCAACCAGCTGATTTTTGATATTGAGAACGGTAAAGTTAAGATGAAAGTTTACAAACAAATGAAGATGTATAATGACGAAACACTTAACCCGGTCCTTTATCAAAATGTAAAAAATGGGTAA
- the ribA gene encoding GTP cyclohydrolase II, translating into MLKIQAESNVPTEYGTFRMIAISENESDWMPHMAIIAENTDFSKPVNVRFHSECITGEVFHSRKCECGQQLDAAMKYTHENGGIIVYLRQEGRNIGIINKLRAYSLQEKGLDTVEANVKLGLPADDRDFDAAIEILNILGVKEINLLTNNPEKMKVVRKSNIRLIKRIPLQIHSTNESKGYLKVKKDYFGHLLEDENK; encoded by the coding sequence ATGCTAAAAATTCAAGCCGAATCGAATGTTCCCACTGAATATGGAACATTCCGAATGATTGCAATTTCCGAAAACGAAAGCGACTGGATGCCACACATGGCAATTATCGCCGAGAATACAGATTTCTCAAAACCTGTGAACGTACGCTTTCATTCAGAATGTATCACCGGTGAAGTTTTCCATTCCAGAAAATGTGAATGCGGCCAACAATTGGATGCAGCTATGAAATACACCCACGAAAATGGCGGAATTATTGTTTACCTTCGCCAGGAAGGAAGAAATATCGGGATCATCAACAAACTTCGCGCATACTCTTTACAGGAAAAAGGTTTGGATACCGTTGAAGCCAACGTGAAACTGGGACTTCCCGCAGACGACAGAGATTTCGATGCAGCGATTGAAATTCTCAATATTTTGGGAGTAAAGGAAATCAACCTTCTTACCAACAATCCCGAAAAAATGAAGGTGGTGCGGAAAAGCAACATTCGACTTATTAAGAGAATTCCGCTACAAATCCATTCCACAAACGAAAGCAAGGGTTACCTTAAGGTGAAGAAAGATTACTTCGGCCATCTCTTGGAAGATGAAAACAAATAA
- a CDS encoding RluA family pseudouridine synthase, with protein sequence MQNPANFSESQIVFEDNHIIVVNKKVGQLVQGDKTGDESLLELIKNFIKIRDQKPGNVFLGLVHRIDRPTSGLVIYAKTSKALSRLTQMVKNREVKKTYWAVVAKEMIPQSQRLIHYLKKNEKTNKATVFPKPTEGAKESILNYKVIKYLDNFQLLEIDLETGRHHQIRAQLSKIGVPIKGDLKYGSPRSNQDGGIHLHARKLELIHPVTKENLEIVAAVPQNDAVWKACDA encoded by the coding sequence ATGCAAAACCCAGCAAATTTTTCCGAATCCCAAATCGTTTTCGAAGACAACCATATTATTGTGGTCAATAAAAAAGTTGGTCAGCTTGTTCAGGGCGATAAAACAGGGGACGAATCCTTACTGGAGCTTATCAAGAATTTTATTAAAATCAGGGATCAGAAACCGGGAAATGTTTTTTTAGGTCTTGTTCACAGAATTGACCGTCCTACGTCGGGTTTGGTAATCTATGCGAAAACCTCCAAAGCACTTTCGCGGTTAACCCAAATGGTAAAAAATAGAGAAGTTAAGAAAACTTATTGGGCAGTTGTCGCTAAAGAAATGATTCCGCAATCGCAACGGCTGATTCATTATCTAAAGAAAAACGAGAAAACCAACAAAGCCACAGTGTTTCCAAAACCGACAGAAGGAGCTAAAGAGTCAATTCTTAACTATAAGGTAATTAAGTATTTGGATAATTTCCAACTGCTTGAAATTGACCTCGAAACGGGTCGTCATCACCAGATTCGTGCACAGCTTTCGAAAATAGGAGTTCCTATCAAAGGAGATTTGAAATATGGTTCTCCCCGCTCAAACCAGGATGGTGGAATACATCTGCACGCCAGAAAACTCGAGCTGATTCATCCTGTAACTAAAGAAAATCTGGAGATTGTTGCCGCTGTTCCCCAAAATGATGCTGTTTGGAAAGCGTGTGATGCTTAA
- a CDS encoding NUDIX hydrolase, which yields MEELKFCPKCGNKTLEWNGEKKWSCGSCDYVLFHNVAGAVAVIIKCGDEILFTRRNQEPKKGKLDLAGGFVDPKESAEETCVRELHEEMNITVDASKLKYATSLPNVYVYKNIPYNTLDLFYEYEVDEKFDIQLEISEISETIWLKRNQINLEDIAFDSQRLFFAQYISETED from the coding sequence ATGGAAGAACTGAAATTCTGCCCCAAATGCGGGAACAAAACCCTGGAATGGAACGGTGAGAAGAAGTGGAGCTGCGGAAGCTGTGATTATGTGCTTTTTCATAACGTTGCAGGAGCAGTTGCGGTGATTATTAAATGTGGCGACGAAATTCTCTTTACACGTCGAAATCAGGAACCAAAAAAAGGTAAGCTGGACTTGGCGGGAGGTTTTGTTGACCCCAAAGAAAGTGCAGAAGAAACCTGTGTTCGCGAACTTCATGAGGAGATGAACATAACGGTTGATGCCTCCAAGCTCAAATATGCTACAAGTTTGCCAAATGTGTATGTTTACAAGAACATTCCATACAACACTCTGGATCTTTTTTACGAGTATGAGGTTGACGAAAAATTCGATATCCAGCTGGAAATCTCAGAAATCTCAGAAACGATATGGTTAAAAAGGAACCAAATCAACCTTGAAGATATTGCATTCGATTCGCAAAGGTTGTTTTTTGCTCAATACATTTCCGAAACAGAGGACTAA
- the xerD gene encoding site-specific tyrosine recombinase XerD encodes MTWDEKIKDFENFLKFERNFSDNTLDAYLRDIRKLRDYADSEMDNLGPLEITYENLQEYLFQLSKKKFSERTQARWISSIKAFFKYLVDDEVRTDNPSSLLEGPKLGLYLPDTLSFDDVEKIISAIDISTDLGRRNHCMIEVLYGCGLRVSELIDLKISNINFKELYLKVDGKGDKSRFVPLANWTSKLIKEYISEVRSKYKINKKCEDILFLNSRGSAMSRVIVFIIIKELTDKAGINKKISPHTFRHSFATHLLQNGADLRYIQEMLGHSSITTTEIYTHLKNEELRDVILNFHPRNMA; translated from the coding sequence ATGACTTGGGATGAAAAAATTAAAGACTTTGAGAATTTTTTGAAGTTTGAAAGAAATTTCTCGGATAACACCTTGGATGCTTATCTTAGAGATATCAGAAAATTAAGGGATTACGCGGATTCCGAAATGGATAATCTTGGTCCTTTAGAAATTACCTACGAAAACCTTCAGGAATACCTTTTCCAGCTGTCGAAGAAAAAGTTCAGTGAGAGAACTCAGGCAAGATGGATTTCTTCAATTAAGGCGTTCTTCAAATATCTTGTAGATGACGAGGTGCGTACTGACAATCCTTCCTCTTTGCTTGAAGGCCCAAAACTCGGACTTTATCTTCCAGACACACTAAGTTTTGACGATGTTGAAAAAATAATTAGCGCGATTGATATCAGTACAGATTTAGGCCGCAGAAACCACTGTATGATCGAAGTTCTTTACGGATGTGGATTACGGGTTTCTGAACTCATCGACCTTAAAATCTCTAATATCAATTTCAAGGAACTTTACCTGAAAGTTGACGGAAAAGGCGATAAATCCCGATTTGTTCCATTAGCAAACTGGACCTCCAAACTCATTAAGGAATACATCAGTGAGGTGCGTTCCAAATATAAAATCAATAAAAAGTGTGAAGACATCCTGTTCCTAAACAGCAGAGGTTCGGCTATGTCGCGGGTGATTGTCTTTATCATCATCAAGGAACTTACCGATAAAGCGGGCATCAACAAGAAAATCTCTCCACACACATTCAGGCATTCATTTGCAACCCACCTTTTGCAAAATGGCGCTGATTTGAGATATATCCAGGAAATGTTGGGACACTCGAGTATTACTACGACCGAAATCTACACCCATCTCAAAAATGAGGAACTTCGTGATGTAATCCTGAATTTTCATCCAAGAAACATGGCTTAA
- a CDS encoding deoxycytidylate deaminase: protein MTKFDIAYLKMAEEWAKLSYCKRKKVGALIVKDRMIISDGYNGTPSGFENCCEDESGKTHWYVLHAEANAILKLAGSTQSARDATLYLTLSPCKECSKLVLQAGIKKLVYTDDYSDNDGIEFLKNHGIEIVKISKEQLL, encoded by the coding sequence ATTACTAAATTTGACATCGCCTATTTAAAAATGGCGGAAGAATGGGCAAAACTCTCCTACTGCAAAAGAAAAAAAGTAGGAGCGCTGATCGTAAAAGACAGAATGATAATTTCTGACGGCTATAACGGCACTCCGTCCGGATTTGAAAACTGCTGTGAAGATGAATCGGGAAAAACCCATTGGTATGTTTTGCACGCAGAAGCAAATGCAATTCTGAAATTGGCAGGTTCCACACAATCTGCAAGAGATGCGACGCTGTACTTAACTTTGTCGCCGTGCAAAGAATGCAGCAAACTCGTTTTGCAGGCAGGTATTAAAAAATTGGTTTATACAGACGATTATTCCGACAATGACGGGATTGAGTTTCTTAAAAACCACGGTATTGAAATCGTAAAGATTTCCAAGGAACAACTCCTTTAA
- a CDS encoding enoyl-CoA hydratase-related protein, producing MTYENIIFETEGKIALVTINRPQSLNALNAKTISELSAVLDEISTDSNIRVAIITGSGEKSFVAGADIKEFSDFGKEAAEQLARNGQNILFDKIENLNKPVIAAVNGFALGGGLELAMSCHIRYASDNARLGLPEVTLGLIPGYGGTQRLPKLVGKGLANELIFSAKMIPAQRAKEIGLVNEVFSQEDLVSKAKELAATIANNSPMAISKAIEAVNLSETERGFETEIKSFGELFEMDDKKEGVTAFMEKRKPVF from the coding sequence ATGACTTACGAAAACATAATCTTTGAAACAGAAGGAAAAATCGCGTTGGTTACCATCAACCGACCGCAGAGTCTAAATGCACTGAATGCAAAAACCATTTCCGAGCTGAGTGCTGTTTTAGACGAGATTTCAACAGATTCAAATATTAGAGTGGCAATTATTACAGGGAGTGGGGAAAAGTCATTCGTTGCAGGAGCAGACATTAAAGAGTTTTCTGACTTTGGAAAAGAAGCTGCAGAACAGTTGGCAAGAAATGGACAGAACATCCTTTTTGATAAAATTGAAAATTTAAATAAACCCGTAATTGCGGCAGTAAACGGGTTTGCCTTAGGTGGCGGTTTGGAGTTGGCAATGTCGTGCCATATTCGCTACGCGTCTGATAATGCGCGTCTCGGACTTCCAGAAGTAACTTTGGGGCTGATTCCGGGATACGGCGGAACTCAGCGGCTTCCTAAACTTGTAGGGAAAGGATTGGCAAATGAGCTGATTTTTTCGGCCAAAATGATTCCCGCACAACGAGCAAAAGAAATCGGTTTGGTAAACGAAGTTTTCAGCCAGGAAGATCTTGTCTCAAAAGCAAAAGAACTTGCCGCAACAATCGCAAATAACTCTCCGATGGCAATCTCAAAAGCAATAGAGGCAGTAAACTTGTCCGAAACCGAACGCGGCTTTGAAACCGAGATTAAATCCTTTGGCGAATTGTTTGAGATGGATGATAAGAAGGAAGGCGTAACCGCTTTCATGGAAAAAAGAAAACCAGTATTCTAA
- a CDS encoding catalase — translation MSNKKLTRTSGAPYFDHENSQTVDRRGPVLLQDFILQENLAHFVRERIPERIVHAKGTGAYGKFTVTHDISVYTKAKIFSKVGNNCKIFTRFSTVGGEKGSADTERDPRGFAIKFYTEDGNWDLVGNNTPVFFIKDAKKFPDFIHTQKKHPKTNLKSATMMWDFWSLNPESLHQVLILMSNRGTPFGYRHMHGFGSHTFSMINSQNERVWVKFHIKTKQGIKNFTHDDAVKMRGENPDFAQEDLVNAIEMGDFPKWTVYIQVMTEDQAREFRWNPFDVTKVWFHDEFPLIEVGEIELNEVPVNYFAHVEQAAFSPANLVNGISFSPDKMLQGRLFSYPDAHRYRLGVNAHLLEVNRCPFGFKNYQRDGLMADSSSYGDSPNYFPNSFDGNTVDESYRDFEYELDGTSVGNFNRNENDDDHYTQPGLLYSKAMDQQERDHLVYNIVQSMKGISGPKKDEIINRQLCHFFRANIEMGMKIAMALQVNIDVNMMNHAKI, via the coding sequence ATGAGTAATAAAAAGCTTACCCGAACTTCAGGCGCACCATATTTCGACCACGAGAATTCCCAGACTGTTGACAGGAGAGGCCCTGTTTTGCTACAGGATTTTATTTTGCAGGAAAATCTTGCACATTTTGTTCGCGAGAGAATTCCTGAAAGAATTGTTCATGCAAAGGGAACGGGAGCTTACGGCAAGTTTACGGTGACCCACGATATTTCAGTATATACAAAGGCAAAGATTTTCTCGAAAGTGGGTAACAACTGCAAAATATTCACCAGGTTTTCCACCGTTGGAGGAGAAAAGGGAAGTGCGGATACTGAGAGAGATCCACGCGGATTCGCAATTAAGTTTTATACGGAAGACGGCAATTGGGATTTGGTGGGTAACAACACTCCTGTTTTTTTTATCAAGGATGCCAAGAAGTTTCCTGATTTTATCCATACCCAGAAAAAGCATCCCAAAACCAACCTGAAAAGTGCAACAATGATGTGGGATTTCTGGAGCTTAAACCCAGAATCACTTCATCAGGTGTTGATCTTGATGTCTAATCGAGGAACTCCGTTTGGATATCGGCATATGCACGGTTTCGGATCGCATACTTTTTCAATGATTAATTCACAAAACGAAAGGGTATGGGTGAAGTTCCACATCAAAACCAAGCAGGGCATAAAAAATTTCACTCATGATGACGCCGTGAAAATGAGGGGTGAGAATCCTGATTTTGCACAGGAAGATTTGGTGAATGCGATCGAAATGGGCGATTTCCCGAAGTGGACGGTTTATATACAGGTAATGACCGAAGATCAAGCGAGAGAATTTCGCTGGAATCCATTTGACGTGACGAAAGTTTGGTTTCATGACGAGTTTCCTTTAATCGAAGTCGGTGAAATTGAGCTGAACGAAGTCCCCGTCAATTATTTCGCCCACGTCGAACAAGCTGCGTTTTCACCTGCGAATCTGGTAAATGGAATTAGTTTCTCACCCGACAAGATGCTTCAGGGAAGATTGTTTTCATATCCCGATGCGCACCGCTACAGATTAGGTGTAAACGCACATTTACTGGAGGTGAACCGATGTCCTTTTGGTTTCAAAAATTACCAAAGAGACGGTTTAATGGCGGATTCATCGAGCTACGGCGACTCACCAAATTATTTCCCAAACAGTTTTGACGGAAATACCGTGGACGAATCCTACCGCGATTTCGAATATGAACTCGATGGAACCTCAGTTGGAAATTTTAACCGAAACGAAAATGACGACGACCATTACACACAACCGGGATTGCTTTACAGTAAAGCTATGGATCAGCAAGAGCGGGACCATCTGGTTTACAACATCGTGCAGTCTATGAAAGGGATTTCTGGACCCAAAAAAGATGAAATCATCAATCGGCAGCTTTGTCATTTTTTCCGGGCAAATATTGAAATGGGAATGAAAATAGCAATGGCTCTTCAAGTGAATATTGATGTTAATATGATGAACCACGCTAAAATATGA
- a CDS encoding LysR substrate-binding domain-containing protein, whose protein sequence is MNIQQLEYLIAVDKYKHFGNAAQACFITQPTLSAMIQKFEDEMDVKVFDRTTHPIRTTDVGSQIIIEAKKVIDAVNELKNKASLLNNVLAGKLNLGIIPTVSGFLLPTEIFDFLRQNSKIELNVKEMTTDNIIKALKTGELDAGIISTPYTAANEFYHDHLFNEELMIYTSDDEGKNEDDSFVIPEEIDVQKVWLLEEGNCLRTQFENICELRENAMKPKNLEFVASNINTLIQMVDKLGGISILPELAIDQLSERQRTKVKHFRKPFPYRKISMIYYKPTYKQKILDELINTISGSLNPKLNFHKNPEEFVAVKPQ, encoded by the coding sequence ATGAACATTCAACAATTGGAATACCTTATCGCGGTAGATAAGTACAAGCATTTTGGAAACGCAGCTCAAGCATGTTTCATCACTCAGCCCACATTAAGCGCAATGATCCAAAAATTTGAAGATGAGATGGACGTGAAAGTTTTTGACCGGACAACTCATCCAATCCGAACAACCGATGTCGGTTCCCAAATTATCATTGAAGCAAAAAAAGTAATCGATGCGGTAAACGAGCTTAAGAACAAGGCGAGCTTGCTCAACAATGTTTTGGCTGGAAAGCTTAACTTAGGAATTATCCCGACAGTTTCAGGGTTTCTGTTGCCAACCGAGATTTTTGACTTTCTTCGGCAAAACTCAAAAATTGAGCTGAACGTGAAGGAAATGACCACGGATAATATTATTAAAGCATTGAAAACCGGTGAACTCGATGCTGGAATAATCTCTACACCCTATACTGCCGCAAACGAATTTTACCATGATCACCTTTTTAATGAAGAATTAATGATCTACACTTCTGATGACGAAGGCAAAAATGAAGACGACAGCTTTGTGATCCCCGAAGAAATTGATGTGCAGAAAGTTTGGCTACTAGAAGAGGGAAACTGTTTGAGAACCCAGTTTGAAAATATCTGTGAACTTCGCGAAAATGCAATGAAACCGAAAAATCTGGAATTTGTTGCTTCGAATATCAACACGCTCATTCAAATGGTAGATAAGTTAGGCGGAATAAGCATTCTGCCTGAGTTAGCGATAGACCAACTTTCGGAAAGACAAAGAACGAAAGTAAAACACTTCCGAAAACCATTCCCTTACAGAAAAATTTCGATGATTTATTACAAACCAACCTATAAACAGAAAATTCTGGATGAGCTCATTAACACCATTTCCGGTTCGCTCAACCCGAAACTTAATTTCCACAAAAATCCAGAGGAATTTGTGGCAGTAAAACCCCAATGA
- the metK gene encoding methionine adenosyltransferase: MSYLFTSESVSEGHPDKVADQISDALIDNFLANDPNSKVACETLVTTGQVVLAGEVKSTAYLDVQSIARDVINKIGYTKGEYMFNGDSCGVISAIHEQSPDINQGVDRASKDADFETRANSQGAGDQGMMFGYATNETENYMPLALDLAHTILKELSELRRENAAIKYLRPDAKSQVTIEYSDDHKPIRIDSIVVSTQHDEFGSEEAMLAKIKKDIIEILIPKVKAKQKREIQDLFNDKIKYHVNPTGKFVIGGPHGDTGLTGRKIIVDTYGGKGAHGGGAFSGKDPSKVDRSAAYAVRHIAKNLVAAGVADEVLVQVSYAIGVPEPCGLYINTYGTAKVDLHDGEIAKKIEKIFDLRPYAIEQNLKLRNPIYQETASYGHMGREHYIGDKTFKNPDGTTFTVKDLEFFTWEKLDKVQEIKEAFGL; encoded by the coding sequence ATGTCTTATTTATTTACCTCTGAATCTGTTTCAGAAGGGCATCCGGATAAAGTAGCCGATCAGATTTCCGACGCGCTTATTGATAACTTTCTGGCAAATGACCCCAACTCAAAAGTAGCATGCGAAACGCTGGTTACAACAGGACAGGTTGTTTTGGCAGGCGAAGTAAAATCAACTGCATACCTCGACGTACAAAGCATCGCTCGTGATGTGATCAATAAGATTGGTTACACAAAAGGAGAATATATGTTCAACGGTGATTCTTGCGGTGTAATCTCTGCAATCCATGAGCAATCTCCAGACATTAACCAGGGTGTTGACCGTGCATCTAAAGATGCAGATTTCGAAACAAGAGCAAACTCACAGGGAGCAGGTGACCAGGGAATGATGTTCGGATATGCGACCAATGAAACCGAGAATTATATGCCACTTGCACTGGATCTTGCACATACGATCCTCAAAGAACTATCTGAACTCCGCCGTGAGAATGCCGCCATCAAATATTTGCGTCCTGATGCAAAATCACAGGTTACGATTGAATATTCCGACGACCACAAACCAATAAGAATCGACTCTATCGTAGTTTCAACGCAGCACGACGAGTTCGGAAGCGAGGAAGCGATGCTGGCTAAAATCAAAAAAGATATTATCGAAATCCTGATTCCGAAAGTTAAAGCAAAACAAAAGCGGGAAATCCAGGATCTTTTCAATGACAAGATCAAGTACCACGTAAATCCTACCGGAAAATTCGTGATCGGCGGTCCACACGGAGATACAGGTTTGACTGGAAGAAAAATCATTGTTGACACATACGGTGGAAAAGGCGCACACGGAGGTGGAGCATTTTCAGGAAAAGACCCGTCAAAAGTGGACAGAAGTGCGGCATACGCTGTTCGACATATCGCCAAAAACCTTGTAGCAGCAGGAGTAGCAGATGAAGTTTTGGTGCAGGTTTCCTACGCAATTGGCGTTCCAGAACCGTGCGGACTTTACATCAACACTTACGGAACTGCAAAAGTTGACCTCCATGATGGTGAAATCGCCAAAAAAATTGAGAAGATTTTTGACTTGAGACCTTACGCAATTGAGCAAAATCTCAAACTTAGAAATCCTATTTATCAGGAAACGGCTTCTTATGGACACATGGGAAGAGAGCATTATATTGGCGACAAAACATTTAAAAACCCCGATGGAACTACCTTTACAGTAAAGGACCTGGAATTCTTCACCTGGGAAAAATTAGACAAAGTTCAGGAGATTAAGGAAGCTTTCGGACTGTAA
- a CDS encoding RNA polymerase sigma factor: protein MNTYTDSRLISLFTNGDEKALSVLIERHQNDLFSFIYYKLMDEDMANDIFQDTFMKIIATLKEGRYNEEGKFILWAKRIAHNLIIDHFRLKAKHNKVSESSYDNEEFSIFDLISSKEENIEEQLVSKQIYDDLTKMLKYLPENQQEVIKLRFYDGLSFKEIAEQTDTSINTTLGRVRYALINLRKIMSDHKIILTR from the coding sequence ATGAACACTTATACAGATAGTCGGCTAATTTCCCTATTTACAAACGGTGACGAAAAGGCACTTTCAGTACTCATTGAAAGGCATCAGAACGATCTTTTTTCCTTCATTTATTACAAACTGATGGATGAAGATATGGCGAACGATATCTTTCAGGACACCTTTATGAAAATTATCGCTACCTTAAAAGAAGGAAGGTACAACGAGGAAGGAAAGTTTATTCTATGGGCTAAAAGAATCGCGCATAATTTGATTATCGACCATTTCCGGCTCAAAGCAAAACACAACAAAGTTTCGGAATCTTCCTACGACAACGAGGAATTCTCAATCTTCGACCTGATTTCATCAAAAGAGGAAAATATCGAGGAACAGTTGGTCAGCAAACAAATTTATGACGACCTCACGAAAATGCTGAAATATCTCCCGGAAAACCAGCAGGAAGTCATCAAACTCCGTTTTTATGACGGATTAAGCTTCAAAGAAATCGCTGAACAAACGGATACAAGCATCAACACCACATTGGGTAGAGTGCGTTATGCGCTTATCAACCTAAGAAAAATAATGTCTGACCACAAAATAATATTAACCCGATAA
- a CDS encoding YjjG family noncanonical pyrimidine nucleotidase translates to MKIQHIFFDLDNTLWDHRKNAYLTLQEIYRRENVQEKHQLGFEDFHREYFTINERLWAQIRDGEIDKEYLRKHRFYDSFLFFGIDDFDLAQVFEQNFLDEILNYNDLVEGSFEILEYLSEKNYRLHILSNGFKEVTSKKCELSGIKNYFETITSADEINIRKPQPEIYEYALKKAGASAEEAVMIGDDWIADVEGAKSFGLKVVFFDVFNDNFSAENVMVIKKLAELKNLF, encoded by the coding sequence ATGAAAATTCAGCACATTTTTTTTGACCTCGACAACACACTCTGGGATCACCGGAAAAACGCCTACCTCACCTTACAGGAAATTTACAGACGGGAAAACGTACAGGAAAAACATCAGCTTGGGTTCGAAGATTTCCACAGGGAATATTTCACGATCAACGAGCGGCTTTGGGCACAGATCCGCGATGGAGAAATCGACAAGGAATACCTCCGAAAACACCGCTTTTATGACTCGTTTCTCTTCTTTGGAATTGATGATTTCGATTTGGCGCAGGTTTTCGAACAGAATTTTCTTGATGAGATTTTGAACTACAATGATCTTGTCGAAGGATCGTTCGAAATTCTGGAATATCTTTCCGAAAAAAATTACCGACTCCACATCCTTTCAAACGGATTTAAGGAGGTTACCTCAAAAAAGTGTGAACTTTCGGGAATAAAGAACTATTTTGAAACCATCACGAGTGCCGATGAAATCAACATCCGCAAACCACAACCTGAGATTTATGAATATGCATTAAAAAAAGCGGGAGCTTCTGCAGAAGAAGCTGTAATGATCGGTGATGACTGGATTGCAGATGTGGAAGGTGCGAAATCTTTTGGTTTGAAGGTCGTTTTCTTTGATGTTTTTAACGACAATTTCAGCGCGGAAAACGTTATGGTCATAAAAAAACTGGCCGAACTGAAAAATCTTTTCTAA
- the bshB1 gene encoding bacillithiol biosynthesis deacetylase BshB1 has translation MKVDILAIGAHPDDVELGCGGTLAKLISEGKKVAIVDLTQGELGTRGTNYTRAEEAANASKTLGISARENLKMKDGFLLNNEEHQMQIVKMIRKYQPEIVLANAIDDRHPDHAKAAKLVSDSCFLAGLLKIETVSEGENQKPWRPKHVFHYIQWKNIEPDFVVDISAFMEKKIEVCLCYKTQFYDPDSKEPMTPIATKDFLESLTYRAQDLGRLSGVEFAEGFTTEKLIALKNFEGIIL, from the coding sequence ATGAAGGTAGATATTTTAGCAATCGGTGCACATCCCGATGATGTGGAACTTGGATGTGGCGGAACTTTGGCGAAATTAATCTCTGAAGGTAAAAAAGTGGCGATCGTTGACCTCACTCAAGGCGAGCTTGGAACGAGGGGAACGAACTACACTCGAGCCGAAGAAGCTGCAAATGCCTCTAAAACTCTGGGGATTTCTGCAAGGGAAAATCTGAAGATGAAGGATGGGTTTCTACTGAATAATGAGGAACACCAGATGCAGATCGTGAAAATGATTCGAAAATATCAACCGGAAATTGTCTTGGCAAATGCAATCGATGACCGTCATCCTGATCATGCGAAAGCGGCAAAACTGGTTTCCGACTCCTGTTTTCTTGCGGGATTATTGAAAATCGAAACGGTTTCGGAAGGTGAAAATCAAAAACCGTGGCGTCCAAAACACGTGTTTCACTACATTCAGTGGAAAAATATCGAACCGGATTTCGTGGTGGACATTTCTGCTTTTATGGAAAAGAAGATTGAAGTTTGTCTTTGTTACAAAACCCAGTTTTACGATCCGGATTCAAAAGAACCGATGACACCCATTGCGACGAAAGACTTCCTGGAAAGCTTGACTTACCGAGCGCAGGATTTGGGTCGGCTTTCAGGAGTGGAGTTTGCAGAAGGTTTCACAACCGAGAAACTGATCGCTCTCAAAAATTTTGAAGGAATAATTTTGTAA